From Anastrepha obliqua isolate idAnaObli1 chromosome 3, idAnaObli1_1.0, whole genome shotgun sequence:
tcaatttccggcatcaaaactTCGTGTATCATGGCGCGACAGAAtgcgccattcactgttactttGGCACTGTTACTTTGGCGCATTTCTCCATTCAATGAATGTAATGGCCGTTTTTGTATggctttggatttttttttttttttttttggcagtgaggttgggttaaaaatgcctttggaccatatagtaaccgtcgctactacgtgtgtggtgattcctctaaaaatatccctcctcttctatTGGAAATTTCCCTCCACGCCGGGACTGCTTTCGTATTGCTTcaaggtagagggccaagacggcatCCTAAGAAGGGcatttacttactcaccctgcgtcctaTGCTCAATGttcttcagcataactttccatttcgcgcttcttttttcggataatatcctccacaaaatttgcgacgaCATTCCAGTTTTCTTCACCTATCATCATTtcctcgataatttcttcaggtgtagatacaccaatagctcgttggaGACCTCTactctctacgttccacctctcgcatttaaagaaggtgtgctccgcatcatcatactcagtatctccatatatgaaGTTTGGTTGgtacacttttcccattcgccacaaatacttgcgaaaggaccgaTGCCGGGACAAAAACTGtttgaggtaatagttaacctcaccgtgctttctttttacccacttttttagattcagagttccatcttgcctgccaaagtgtaaGCGTTTGAAATCTAATATCCGAGAAGCGAGGTACTGGGATTACTGTGTTTTTTCCCTCCCATCTCCGTTGGCTTTCGAGTGGCTCAGCTATTAAGCCGAAAATAgggtctcatcgctgaacactataagttggcctgagcgcgcgataaaATTGTACGATTTCTAAACGTTGCTGAGGTGCAAGTCTTTCGATGATGAATTATGTACTTCATTTAACAGCAGTAACGCGTGATCTTTCAcaaaacccctattggaaaatgTTCTTCCAATCtggtcaccctttatatgtacatatgtttaatGCTATCGTAATTTTGAGTTACTGAAACTCATATTTTTTGGCTACTTCTTTCTTGTCAtctcccatttttttgtttgcttttagttccTCATGCATTCGGTATTATTGCCGGACATTTCGCGCATGTTCATGATGCATCACAATATGTCTAATAGCTCCCTATAACCGACAGTTTTGAACGTTTTCGAAGGTCAAGTGCATTCATCAGATGTATTGACTAAGAAACAGAGTAGacgatatactcgtatactttgTATAGAAATTTCATTTTGATTATTCGCGAAATGTTCATATTGATTAGAAAAAAGCTCACAGCTCGGGAGATCCGACCCAACGTGCGCAGTATGGGCAGCTACAGCAGTCCCTCCAATGATTCACGTGCTTGAGCGAACTTTGGAAGTGCCATCGCTTTTCcatcaaatattttatacatctacatacatacgcattatCAGTTACATTTCTACAATTTGGCCTTTATTTATTTCCGGCCCGAAGTATTGATTTGTGATTTCGCATTCGTAAATTGCCGGCAATTTTTCTTTGTCCACTCAACTCTGTGAGGTACTTGTATTTAAAAGGTGCATAACCTTTCTCAAACTGAGTTGATAAGGAATTCACAAAGTTACAACAGTGTCTTTGCGAGGCTTTGGTAGTTTTGCAAAATCGCTTCATTGTATATGGACAAATACAGTTCCGTAAATTTATAATGCTGAGATACAACAATCTCATCTTGCATGTCTCTTCTGTGTCCACTTTTTAGCCGACGCGCATCGATGGCTCTTCATACATCGCCGAGGGTATTGATAAGAAGGAGGGGCGCAGCACTTGTCTATTGTATACGCTCAAGGATCAGAGTAGCGGCTCGCTGGCCAAAAGTTTGAAGATCTTTACGAAGCACCAGGTCAATTTGCTGCACATCGAGTCACGTTCGTCGGTGCGTGTGCCCGGCTATGAGTTCTTTGTGGAATGTGACACAACACTGGGCGCATTAGGCAATGCTATCGACGAGTTGCGTGAGCAGTGCAGTTATTTCAATATCATTTCACGTGACTACAAGGATAACAGTTCGGCCGTGCCCTGGTTTCCCCGCAGAATACGCGATCTAGATCGCTTCGCTAATCAAATTCTCAGTTATGGATCAGAGTTGGATTCTGATCATCCTGGCTTTACCGATCCCGTCTATCGTCAAAGGAGGTAAGCAgagtagttttatttaaaagccgATATGacacgttttttaatattttatttcgtgAACTTTCAGAAAGTACTTCGCCGATATCGCCTACAACTACAAACATGGCGAGCCATTGCCACACGTCGATTACACCAAGGAAGAGATTGCGACTTGGAGtgtgatttttaaaaatctcaCCAAATTATATAAGACGCATGCTTGTCGCGAATACAATCACGTTTTTCCACTGTTGGTCGATAACTGTGGTTTCAGAGAAGACAACATTCCACAGTTGGAGGATGTTTCTAACTTTTTGAAAGGTGAGCTGATGCTagatttatttcatataaagaCTTCACAAAATTGGCTAGataggtttttattttcaaatggaTAGCTTCTGAACCGCAGAATATTTATAGGTAAGCAAGAAAGTATTCGAAAATCTATATCAATAGGGAACATAAAGAtaagctaataaaaattaaactaactCCCCATCCAACAACCTCTTAATTGGCTTCTCTTAATACGAGATCAGTTTAGTGAAAGAACATGACAGGGATTAGAGTTAGGATTAAATGGCTGCCCATTTGAGAGGCCCACTTGGACAgatattcaaaattcgtccattgtgatacgatacaggggaaaggagaagggaatGACGAAGGGGCCTTGGGATGATAGCCATGTACGTACGATGAAGGTGGCTAATTtacgttcgtaattagccgcTTCAAGTCGCTAATGAACTCCACCAGATGCATGATTTTTAAATCCACAATTTCCGCAGGAATATCAAAAAAGTGAGTTCCCAGAAttctaaatctttgcccgatACGAGCAGGGCAGCTTAGAAGAAGGTACTGTGATGATTTTACCCCGTCCTTATGCAGAATAGACTAAAGGCAAtgccaagtctcaccgcatagACACCTAGCGGACAATGTCTGGTAAGGATActcaccaaattcgagagctgcggctttgttagcctcagAAGTTCTTCGAGCGCTCCCgctctacccgtggccagaaagatctcgcgactttgcacgttttcgcactagcccagcgctcgctgaacTGACGGGAGGTCCATGTTTCTAGGAGCAAACTACAGGCTCTTAAGGGAACAGCAATCCTTTCATTTTGCGCTGAAACCGTCTTCAGCAGCTTCGCTCTATGCCGTTGTGACCgtgaacccaaatgagcctgatatcGATGTATTCGGGTGCAATCGAGAGAAAAGCCAGACATCCCACTACTAGTTTCGAACGCACAACCAAGGATCTAAttaccgcttggctgtcggaaaaaatatttaaatcctgCATGGTAATTACCGAAGTGAGCAACAAAAAACCTAAATCCCAAGaagggtgtttactttgcgtccaatACGAGGAAGAAGAGCGGTCAACCAAGAAAGAGATGAGCTGATGTTGTCGAAGtagacttaaaagcgatgaacgttcgtaaaTGGAGAAATGCGGCAAGAGAGAAACTGAATTGaaggaggattgttgatgaagttatggagagagagagagcaaccactccactgcttccttaattgcggctaccttcGCTTGggaaacactacagtggtccgaagcctgaatttgagtttgatcgGGAGCTTTTCGCAGAATACACGCCCAACAACTCTTCCGTCCAATTTCGAGctatccgtgaacatgtttccATGCCTTGCCTCCAAATGCATCACGCCCACGCATCCCTTGAGGatccgctcggacctagcgtgggtgtaaAACGATCCAGCACCTTGGGGATGAATGTAGAAGATGACAACTATATTATAGAATTATTAGCCCAATGATTTGGGTTTAACAACAACGGACAAATTGTAAATGAGTTACCATAAATTGCGATTAAATAGcggaatatatgtacatataattgacgcgaacatcctttttgggtgttcggccgagcttctcctcctatttgtggtgtgcgtcttgatgttgtttctcaaaatgaagggacctacagttttaagtcgacttcgaacgacagaaattttttatatctataaGGATTATTTCTATGGCAGAAGTACAATCGGAGGCTTACGCTTACCTAccgaggggtgagcgctattagataagtttttcctttcgttttgtgtttcatgcacggaggttCGAACCTGTGTATTTTCAAATGGTATTCACTCAGCAacctaaagcaaaataaaagttCTTGCCGAGCGAGTTTCATGTCTTGATCTATAAAATGCGTTGTACGCCATAATTTTCTTAGTACacaataaattttacttaacgTGTGGTTTATATGATCTGAATCCcgctaaattttaatttatttcataaccCAGACCGGTTACAACTGGTTTAAATTTGATCGATGTTAGTTTTGGAATGCATTCTTGTGTACTTAAATGAGGCGAGATACATTTTCTTTAGGCTCTCATTGCATTCTAGTTCAAGTTATTCAGCTTCGTCACGCGGTCAAGACTTCAGAAAGACCAATTGGACGAGAGAGATAAATTTGGTCATCATACGCATACAAATACACGTTTTTACAGcagttaatgaaaatatttatttatttatttttattatagattgtACTGGTTTCACTCTGCGTCCAGTTGCTGGTTTGCTCTCTTCACGCGATTTCCTCGCCGGTCTTGCTTTTCGCGTCTTTCACTCCACTCAGTACATTCGCCATCCCAGCAAACCGATGTACACACCCGAACCTGACGTTTGTCACGAGCTATTGGGTCATGTTCCGCTCTTTGCTGATCCTGCATTTGCACAATTCAGTCAAGAAATTGGTTTAGCCTCATTGGGCGCACCCGATGACTACGTCGAGAAACTTGCAACGGTAAGTGTTCATTATTATTTGAGGGGAAAAGATAATTTTATAAACAGTTGGGCgcaatttttatggtttttttccAATTCATAGATTTTCTGGTTCACCGTTGAGTATGGTATGTGTCGCCAAGAGGGCGAGTTGAAAGCTTACGGTGCTGGCCTTTTATCATCGTATGGTGAACTGGAGTACTGTCTTTCCGACAAACCTGAACTAAGAGATTTCGATCCAGAAGTTACTGGGATCACCAAGTATCCAATTACACAATTTCAGGAGGTGTACTACGTTGCGGAGAGTTTCGAGAGTGCAAAAGAAAAGACAATGTAAGTCATAAGaactgaagaaatttttttctgtacgtCTGTATTAACgatattgattttttaatattcagtaAATTCGCCAACTCCATTCCGCGTCCGTTCGGTGTGCGCTACAATGCCTACACTCAGAGTATCGAAGTGCTTGATTCAAAGAAACAAATTCGCAATCTAATGGACGATATAAACTCAGAATTTCAGATATTGCAAAATGCTGTGGAGAAATTGAAGGTGTAAGGGTGTGGAAATATTCGAAGGAAAGCGAATTTTCTATTGCACCTATTTGGCGCATAATTAACGATAGACTAACTACTTACgtgtatatatatctatattatttttataagggattattgtaatgaaattttaaaataaatgaataaatgataataaaacaaaaaaaaaattgtaagtacCATTTTTCACTTACTGTTCAGCTGATAGTGGGCAGGAATGATATACTCCatacgtggaattcccatattgagagagttacttcaaaagccacaagggcattctttgcctgcacaaggctttttggtaagacattggtaatgaccttctggacattcaccacagttgtgaaacccatagtcacttatgcatccttagcatggtggcccaaggtcaggcaaagaaaagcagtaaacgaattaaacaaaTTGCATCGgctgatatgtgttggtattacagaggctatgaaaacatgtcccacggatgcattgggtgtgctcctgaacataccaccgcttccaatcttg
This genomic window contains:
- the LOC129241320 gene encoding protein henna, with amino-acid sequence MMYERQTSFEKPTRIDGSSYIAEGIDKKEGRSTCLLYTLKDQSSGSLAKSLKIFTKHQVNLLHIESRSSVRVPGYEFFVECDTTLGALGNAIDELREQCSYFNIISRDYKDNSSAVPWFPRRIRDLDRFANQILSYGSELDSDHPGFTDPVYRQRRKYFADIAYNYKHGEPLPHVDYTKEEIATWSVIFKNLTKLYKTHACREYNHVFPLLVDNCGFREDNIPQLEDVSNFLKDCTGFTLRPVAGLLSSRDFLAGLAFRVFHSTQYIRHPSKPMYTPEPDVCHELLGHVPLFADPAFAQFSQEIGLASLGAPDDYVEKLATIFWFTVEYGMCRQEGELKAYGAGLLSSYGELEYCLSDKPELRDFDPEVTGITKYPITQFQEVYYVAESFESAKEKTIKFANSIPRPFGVRYNAYTQSIEVLDSKKQIRNLMDDINSEFQILQNAVEKLKV